Proteins from a genomic interval of Candidatus Dormiibacterota bacterium:
- a CDS encoding SigB/SigF/SigG family RNA polymerase sigma factor, translating to MPDRVDPPASSRPTVRPNRELVRRLFLQYQKTKDPEVRQQLVELFNNLVIFLAKKFSNRGEPLEDIVQVGYIGLLAAIERFEPQRGLEFSTFATPTIVGEIKRYFRDKSWAVKVPRRLQETMQRADVASQRLQAKLGRQPSVNEIAKELELPPEDVLEAMEASPAQRTIPFESTGPAPKDDDGLQLTERLGREDENLDKVELQDLLDQAMRHLTPRERRIMYLRFVDELPQAEVAKRLGISQMHVSRLQRAAVEQLKREMPVSS from the coding sequence ATACCTGATCGAGTAGACCCGCCAGCGTCTTCGCGCCCCACCGTCCGACCCAATCGAGAGCTCGTTCGCCGTCTGTTCCTCCAGTATCAGAAAACGAAGGACCCCGAGGTCCGCCAGCAGCTTGTTGAGCTGTTCAACAACCTGGTCATCTTCCTAGCCAAGAAATTCAGCAACCGGGGCGAGCCGCTCGAGGACATCGTCCAGGTCGGCTACATTGGCCTGCTCGCGGCAATCGAGCGCTTCGAGCCGCAGCGCGGCCTGGAGTTTTCGACCTTCGCCACGCCCACCATCGTTGGCGAAATCAAGCGTTACTTCCGGGACAAGAGCTGGGCGGTCAAGGTGCCACGCCGGCTCCAGGAAACGATGCAGCGCGCCGATGTCGCGTCGCAGCGGCTGCAAGCGAAACTCGGTCGCCAGCCGTCCGTGAACGAGATCGCCAAAGAGCTCGAGCTGCCACCGGAAGACGTGCTGGAAGCGATGGAGGCGAGCCCCGCGCAGCGTACCATCCCGTTCGAGTCGACCGGACCTGCACCCAAGGACGACGACGGCCTTCAACTAACTGAACGTCTCGGGCGAGAAGACGAGAACCTCGACAAGGTGGAGCTGCAGGATCTGCTCGACCAGGCGATGCGCCACCTGACGCCGCGCGAGCGGCGCATCATGTATCTACGCTTCGTCGATGAGCTGCCCCAGGCGGAAGTTGCAAAGCGGCTTGGCATCTCGCAGATGCACGTTTCGCGGCTGCAACGGGCCGCCGTCGAGCAACTGAAGCGGGAGATGCCCGTCTCCAGCTAG
- a CDS encoding ATP-binding protein, translating into MRENRLRHQPATTGHEAPTTSAYVTELKLPAVPDYIVVAKRAAASLGLVVGFSVQEIDDLNIAITQACESACAAAAQQWGSGNGQLKLIFKSRPRRLEVEVRSVPPRAVEQPTVRRTRHEAELDYETIGLNMIRLFVDELRYQVDDQTGSLRMRMVKYLIE; encoded by the coding sequence ATGAGGGAAAACCGACTTCGCCACCAGCCCGCGACAACTGGCCACGAGGCGCCCACCACGAGCGCTTACGTCACCGAACTGAAGCTCCCGGCCGTCCCCGACTACATCGTCGTCGCCAAGCGGGCCGCCGCCTCCCTGGGTCTCGTCGTCGGGTTCTCGGTGCAGGAAATCGACGACCTGAACATCGCCATCACTCAGGCCTGCGAGAGTGCCTGCGCCGCCGCCGCCCAACAGTGGGGGAGTGGCAACGGACAGCTGAAATTGATCTTCAAGAGCCGGCCCCGGCGGCTCGAGGTCGAGGTGCGGAGCGTACCGCCGCGCGCGGTGGAGCAGCCGACCGTGCGCCGCACCCGCCACGAGGCGGAGCTCGACTATGAAACCATTGGTTTGAACATGATCCGGCTGTTCGTCGATGAGCTCCGCTACCAGGTGGATGACCAGACGGGCAGCCTGCGGATGAGGATGGTCAAATACCTGATCGAGTAG